Proteins encoded by one window of Camelus bactrianus isolate YW-2024 breed Bactrian camel chromosome 9, ASM4877302v1, whole genome shotgun sequence:
- the CYTH2 gene encoding cytohesin-2 — translation MEDGVYEPPDLTPEERMELENIRRRKQELLVEIQRLREELSEAMSEVEGLEANEGSKTLQRNRKMAMGRKKFNMDPKKGIQFLVENELLQNTPEEIARFLYKGEGLNKTAIGDYLGEREELNLAVLHAFVDLHEFTDLNLVQALRQFLWSFRLPGEAQKIDRMMEAFAQRYCLCNPGVFQSTDTCYVLSFAVIMLNTSLHNPNVRDKPGLERFVAMNRGINEGGDLPEELLRNLYDSIRNEPFKIPEDDGNDLTHTFFNPDREGWLLKLGGRVKTWKRRWFILTDNCLYYFEYTTDKEPRGIIPLENLSIREVDDPRKPNCFELYIPNNKGQLIKACKTEADGRVVEGNHMVYRISAPTQEEKDEWIKSIQAAVSVDPFYEMLAARKKRISVKKKQEQP, via the exons ATGGAGGACGGTGTCTATG AGCCCCCGGACCTGACTCCAGAGGAGCGGATGGAGCTGGAGAACATCCGACGGCGGAAGCAGGAGCTGCTGGTGGAGATCCAGCGCCTGCGGGAGGAGCTCAGCGAAGCCATGAGCGAGGTGGAGGGTCTGGAGGCCAATGAGGGCAg CAAGACATTGCAACGGAACCGGAAGATGGCAATGGGCAGGAAGAAGTTCAACATGGACCCCAAAAAG GGGATCCAGTTCTTGGTGGAGAATGAACTCTTGCAGAACACACCAGAGGAGATCGCCCGTTTCCTGTACAAGGGCGAGGGCCTGAACAAGACGGCCATCGGAGACTACCTGGGGGAAAG GGAAGAGCTGAATCTGGCGGTGCTCCATGCCTTTGTGGATCTGCATGAGTTCACTGACCTCAATCTGGTGCAGGCCCTCAG GCAATTTCTCTGGAGTTTCCGCCTCCCTGGAGAGGCACAGAAGATTGACCGGATGATGGAAGCCTTTGCCCAGCGCTACTGCCTGTGCAACCCTGGGGTTTTCCAGTCCACAG ACACGTGCTACGTGCTGTCTTTCGCCGTGATCATGCTGAACACCAGCCTGCACAACCCCAACGTCCGGGACAAGCCGGGCCTGGAGCGCTTCGTGGCCATGAACCGGGGCATCAACGAGGGCGGGGACCTGCCTGAGGAGCTGCTCAGG AACCTCTACGACAGCATCCGAAATGAGCCCTTCAAGATTCCCGAGGATGATGGGAACGATCTGACCCACACCTTCTTCAACCCGGACCGGGAGGGCTGGCTCCTTAAGCTGG GGGGCCGGGTGAAGACGTGGAAGCGGCGCTGGTTTATCCTCACGGACAACTGCCTCTACTATTTTGAATACACAACG GACAAGGAGCCCCGAGGAATCATCCCACTGGAGAATCTGAGCATCCGCGAGGTGGACGACCCCCGGAAACCA AACTGCTTCGAGCTGTATATCCCCAATAACAAGGGGCAGCTTATCAAAGCCTGCAAAACAGAGGCAGACGGCCGGGTGGTGGAGGGGAACCACATGGTGTACCGGATCTCGGCCCCCACACAGGAGGAGAAGGACGAGTGGATCAAGTCCATCCA GGCAGCTGTGAGTGTGGACCCCTTCTATGAGATGTTGGCAGCCAGGAAGAAGCGGATTTCTGTCAAGAAGAAGCAGGAGCAGCCCTGA